From the Bdellovibrio reynosensis genome, one window contains:
- the fliG gene encoding flagellar motor switch protein FliG, protein MKIYKTENIEYENLKGFDKAAILINYLGKDAVKVLLRRMDDADIRKLINQMTKLRVVPVHVTKRVLEEFYEMISETEDYIFSETISHKDTIVDALGEERARGILGGLNISTGGSRSLESLEMVDAKSLATFLVNEHPQTVAVILAHLEPEKKGEVLKRLPEALQAEVVLRMANLEHVDPELIAEIDKVLKNQLSNTATVEQAALGGVQPVAEMLNVMDKNTETAIMSRLEEKDPLLAEEIRKLMFVFDDIVKIDDRGIQALLKEVPNEKLLLALKTASEEIRSKILKNISARAAEMLREDLNNMGPSRLSDVEGAQQEIVNVARRLEAEGKILIARGGSEDAMV, encoded by the coding sequence ATGAAAATCTATAAAACAGAAAATATCGAATACGAAAATCTAAAAGGATTCGATAAAGCTGCCATCCTAATCAATTACCTGGGTAAAGACGCGGTGAAGGTTTTGCTTCGCCGTATGGATGACGCTGATATTCGTAAGCTGATCAATCAAATGACGAAGCTTCGCGTAGTGCCTGTTCACGTTACAAAACGTGTGCTTGAAGAGTTCTATGAAATGATCTCTGAAACAGAAGATTATATCTTCTCTGAAACTATTTCCCATAAAGACACCATCGTTGATGCTTTGGGTGAAGAAAGAGCCCGCGGTATCCTGGGTGGTTTGAATATCAGTACAGGTGGTTCACGTTCACTTGAATCTTTAGAGATGGTGGATGCTAAATCCCTTGCGACCTTCCTAGTGAATGAACATCCACAAACTGTTGCCGTAATTCTTGCGCACTTAGAGCCAGAGAAAAAGGGCGAGGTTCTAAAACGTCTTCCTGAAGCACTTCAAGCCGAAGTGGTTCTGCGTATGGCAAACTTAGAGCACGTGGATCCTGAATTGATCGCTGAAATCGATAAAGTATTAAAAAATCAATTGTCCAATACTGCAACTGTTGAACAAGCTGCCTTGGGTGGTGTTCAACCGGTGGCAGAAATGCTCAACGTTATGGACAAAAACACTGAGACTGCAATCATGTCTCGCCTTGAAGAAAAAGATCCCTTATTGGCTGAAGAGATCCGCAAGCTTATGTTCGTTTTCGACGATATCGTCAAAATCGACGACCGCGGTATTCAAGCTCTTCTCAAAGAGGTACCAAACGAAAAACTTCTATTGGCACTAAAAACTGCCAGCGAAGAGATTCGTTCGAAGATTCTCAAAAACATCTCTGCCCGTGCGGCCGAGATGTTACGCGAGGATTTGAACAATATGGGACCATCGCGTTTGTCAGACGTAGAAGGCGCGCAACAAGAAATCGTCAACGTTGCCCGTCGTCTGGAAGCAGAAGGAAAAATCTTAATCGCAAGAGGCGGATCAGAAGATGCCATGGTCTAA